In Notolabrus celidotus isolate fNotCel1 chromosome 5, fNotCel1.pri, whole genome shotgun sequence, the genomic window CAGCTCACACCTGAGCATAAAGTCGTTCTTCAACAGAGCAATAAGCACGATAAAACAAGCAGACAATGGAGAACACAGCACAGACACAGCCAAGGAGTACACCGTTGTTGTCATCGTCCCTCTACTCGCACACAACGGTTTGCACAGGGTCTACTCGTTGCCAGTTCACACGGCGACAGATGCGGCAGCGTTTTCTGAAACCAGGTTTCAAAGGTTTCCATTTTCAGTCTTCGTTCTAGTGTAAAGGAACGACCAAACAACAACAGTTCAGAGTTTTCTGTTGCACTAGTTTCTGTGTAAAAAACCTGAAGAGCTGCACTGACAGAAAACAGGctgcaaataaacaacaaagtcaGAAACACGAAACCAGAAGACTACTTCAGCAGAGAAAAAGACTGCACAGCCGAGGTTATGGTTGTATCTGTACAAACCATACAAAGGGTACCCTTTCACCCTCTGTGTTACGGGACTTTTTGAGGCCTGTTGTACGTCTTGTAAAGTCAGTTTTTAGTCAACCTTTATCATTGTTTATCTATTTACTTTCTCTCTGACACATGCTCAGAAAGTAAGTGTTACCACCAAGCAGCTacctcaggtctcaaaatatgaagcccatgcggaagagctaaaaactgcagtacatggagcgtccgcttgaggctggctgcagaaacaccgtgTCATGCATCCGAaccacacccattcaaaagagagGATCTTttcagcaataataaacatgtttacagtctggttcaaaaacggtttgggtctgaatagctcatttctctatctgcacacactgtacagggggtgaatttttttataactctgtattttagAAGATATGAAACTTACtagtttttcccaaataaggacatgacttactagattgacaggtgggcaccctttacctgttagcgaaaaggctaaaggcccgcctcattacctcacactagctcaactgAAGGAAGGTTTTGTTCAGCATTACTAGAATGGCACCcacgacgattggcttcaaaacagcgctcaggaacagatgagtgacgtcatggatactatgtccattttttCATACAgttgtctgttttaaggtaccctttacCATGTGTTTACACATCCACTTTCGTGCTTTCAAAGAGcagtcaggtctgtttttagTTACTCTTCTTGTGACTCTTTTCAGAGAAGTTAAAGAACAGGAGTCGTGCTGAGCTTGTGGTGACGTTCTTTAAACATACAACATCAAACACAGACGTtttcctcacctcctctcccGCCTCACAGTTTACTGACCcggctgcagacagagaggaggagaaatatgAGCTGTGAGATCTTTGTTGCTGACATGATACTTTCAAATGTTGAAATGGACATAATCAGACTTACTGCAGCTGAGTGACTCAACTTATCGAAGCGAAACTTGAGGTTGGATCTGggagagtttttatttttgagttctgaaacagaaacaaacaaacatagtgATTCtctccgacacacacacacacacacacacacacacacacacacacacacacacacacacaagcacacacacactgtttctaTCATTCTATCAGCagaagtgtgtgtctgcagcaggacgCTGCTTTGAACCTGTGGGGCTGCGACAGACGAGGAGTGGACTTGAACTTTGACCTTCTACTGTCACAGCCTGGGCGAgctagagacaaagagagagagagagagagagagagagaaagaaaaagagagagagagagagagaaaaagagagagagagagagagagagagagagagacttgtaAAAAACTTGAGAAGCGaccataaatacaaaataaacaccattgTTTCTTTGTTCATTACATCCCCCAGAGAAGTGCTCGTTAATCTGTTTGTgatcagtctcagtttcactgtaaacagtaagtcccacagaggcttcactctgtttCCTTCAGAGGTATGaacatgaaacagaaactgatattcttgtgattttcttgtatttaacgggtcttaagtttgctgaaataacaacatcatgatacaGATTAGTCGAAAGCCAAAAGTCAagttttgtcaggtctgtcctcaggGGGAGAAGAACACTACTTTTACCATGTtttttgaatggaggtgggatccatgaTTTCtaatgcattccaggaagtcaggaaatctaaacgttGCTTGTCTTTAGTAACACAGCATCaatcagatttgtgtctcagtgtaaatgtttgatctagaacagattgctAGCTGcccttcatgcagatatctgtttatagagagaaagaaatcctcctcagattaccaaccatgggagccgggatgtcattatgctagattgtgttcctcctgcttctgCTCCCCATACatactgtttttcctgcagacaccaacgTCTGCTGACAgctgattggtcgatactaGTCGGATGACTACTTGGATACAGACTCTACACTTATATATTTGGATTATTTTGTAATATGACTGTTTCTCACCAGGTGTGTGTCGTCTGCAGGTATActgaagctgcagctgctggaCGTCGACCTGGAAATCTTACTGCTCTCCTTCTTCATGTGAATCCTGCagagaacaaaaaacatcttCAGACAGCTCGATCTGGACTCTGTCTGAATGAACACCAGAGGTCAGAGACTCCACTGAGAACTAAAGAGttcatgaaagaaagagagtcaCATAAACACACCTGTCTCGCTGTCCTGCCTCTGGAGAGCTGGGATTGGACGGCACCTCTGACCTCACTTCCAGTGTCGTGTGGCAGCCATCGAAGCTCCTCTGCTCACTGAGGAGACTGAAGGGTTAAATGATCAATCATATaaagcttagcttagcatgaagacaCAGAACACAATGTACCTAACACAGAAATGTACCTTCTCAGGTTGTGTTTCTCCGTCTGACTGTCGACACTAAGCAGACGAGGAAAAAGTCCTGAACGCCTCTTCACCGGAGATTTCACGTTAtactgaaaaaacacaaacacatcagctgTAGCTTGTTTACCTGCTCCAGGATTAACTCTTCTACTGCAGAGAGTACAAACTCTTTCTGACCTACTAGTCACAAAAATGCTCACATTTCTGTAAAAAGAGAATTAAATAGGCCCAGGTTTAATGATTGTTATCTCATTATTCATGTGGTGCTTTGAGTGGGTGGGATGCTCTGATTATGAGGCACTGCACTGATTGGCTGTCTGAATGTTGTATGAGGAAGGAGGGTGCAGACTGGAGCTGACTaatgcagaggcagaaaaacaccaaaacaaacatggcaagcgctccagaagaacccaCTCCAGTACACTACACATCTGATCCAAAATCTGCAGTTGCAGCTGCAGTTACAGCAGCATGTATCTCAGTGGGACTTTAAAATTTTAGCCTTTTTTCTTGCCTTTCGTATGTCGGCCCTCCCTGTCGAAGCAGTCTGAGGTAGCAAgttgttaataaaataaaaagcagccaCAGTTTCCTTTGCTCCTCCTTCTTTATTTGCAACCAGCAATACATCATTTAGCGTGTCCATCTCtaacctttgacatcttgactctACAACTCCCGTCATTACATCACCACAGGAGCAAATTTAAATCACCTCATAAAAGGTATGTTTCACAATAAGTGGACAACAGAAACAACGCAGAGGCTTTTTCAGGTCCACATTCTCAGAGTTGCTGGGCTGTAGTGGACTAAAGTATAGGCGAGGGAactttaaagtaataaataggTAGATAATTAAGAGTGAGATAAATTACTAAAAACAACCTGTAACGGCATTTTTCTTAGGTGACCTTCCCTTACCTCAGCGCTGAAGTGTGCTAGACCACCACCACTCAGACTGGTGGGCAGACCTCCCCCGCCCCGCGACATTGTTTCCATGGAGACGCTCCGCCCACGCATTGCTCTCtaatgcagacagagagaggcggaggacacatgaggaacacaaagaagaaacaaagtgaCGTCACCTGTTTGAAGCTGCCCCTCTGAtgtcactcttttttaaaatcagttgaTTCTACAAAGACGCACTGTtcggttttttttttaactctgccgCCCTGAAGTAGAATAACACCATATCATCAATCTGTCATAATCTATCTGTCAATATCAGAAAATTGCATTCAGTTTTTTGTATGTTGCACTTTGTGCCttgttctgtttgtctgtcaacccttggctcaaaaaaacaaaaagaggctGTGATAAGTTTTAAAGCCCAGTAATAAGAAGTGAATCATGCACAGCACAGTGTGTTGATTTCTAAGTGTTGTTATTCAattgttgcattttgttttagcTGGTGTGCTTACTTCCTTTGCTCTAAAACAATGCAGTGTTGCACTGAACatgcattttctctctctccggcAGGGGGCAGCAAAGATCAGTCTGATTGTATATCACTCTGTGAGAACATggtcctcctcagctgatttattccctcagtaaacactaatgagtttatggtctcaaaCTCTAGTTTCAAGTTTTCTTCAACACAGCATAGTGTTTATTTAGTTGATGATGGTCCCATTTAaagtcacagagagcaggaagaggggcGGAGTCAGACAGGGGAAACCTGGGATGGACAGGTAACTACCATGGTGACCTGAGCAGTGAGCTTTTATGATGTGTATTTGTTCTTTTAAGGcaaacatttttaacttaaaCACACTACAATCAAAAGATGTGAGGTCTAAAACTGGGTGACAGAGCCTCAGCTGATGTGCAGTGTCCatctttaaaatacataaataaacaacaacaaacacacaacagaggaAACAAACTATCATAAAattaaacacatgaaaacagagTGCACAAGATCATGTGACGATGTGACTAAGCCCTCTCCTAAAACTGTCAGTGAGTAAAAACGACCCCATTTAGGATCCAGTTTGAGCTCTGCAGGAGAGGTTTTCCATACTGATACCCTGAACAGACAAACATGTCAGTCTATGACTTTTTAAATGAGGAATGTTTAAAAACATCAGATATCCAGAAACCTTACAAAAGATCTAAAGTTACCTCTACTACCCACACTCTCAAACTCACAGACCTTGATGGACTCCAGCAGACCTCCGTGTGCATGTCCATTCTCCGctcttccttcctcctcaaAACCCAACGTCAATCCCAGCATAGCCTGGGAGCGTCTCTGCAGTTCATCATGGAGGCTGTCCAGCAGTGCAGATCGGGTCCGCTCctacaaatacatacacacacctgtgatccaGGAGCTGTGCataacaagaaaacaacaggGGACCCAACATTGAGCCCTGAGGAACGCCACGACGAAGAACTGATTCAAAACCAACAGAGTCCACAGATACAGTATAAGAAATTAGTAATAACTCGAACCTTCCTGAAcaagtctgtgtttctgtgattcTGCTGTTTTCAGTGCCTGGAGGGATTCATGGGAGTTATTTTAATATCCATACACCAATTTGGTGATTACAAACCAATGCATAAAATATAGGGACCAGCTTCAAAAAGCCTGGAATCCCCCTTTACGGAAGACTGGGTTTAAAacaaggtgtgtttgtgtgtgtgtgtgtgtgtgtgtgtgtgtgtgtgtgtgtgtgtgtgtgtgtgtgtgtgtgtgtgtgagggtgtgagggtgtgagggtgtgtgtgctgAACAGAGCTGTATTTATGAATGATTGGATAATAAACGTATTTATCATCTAGTAAAGAAAAATAGAACTCTGGTTCTTCAACACAGACGTCACTGAGCGTGGGAGATGCTCGTGGTATTTGGTGTTCTTACCTCCAGTCGGGCGAAGCGGTCGCTCTTGTAGCAGGCAAGCTCTGCGTTGATGAGTTTGGTGAGAAGAAACTCTCTGAACTCTGGACCCTGAACACACAAAGACTTCAGGTTCAGATCTTTACTCAGCAGTACATCTTTGGTTCATACTGTACAAACCTTGTCCTCCTCTCACCTTCATAAAAACAGCTGGATTAGGAAGAGGTGGGCCGAAGGAGGGAACATCTTCTCGTGCTGTGACGGACACCTGTCGATCCAAACAGTTAATACTGTCACTAACAATAAACATCAATGTCAacatagaaacaaacaaacaaacaaactggaaTACATTTACTCAAACACTTTACATTCTACAAAAAATAACTAAACCAAGCCAAATAAACCAAACTAAACCACATAACGAAAGTTCAACACATTTAAACTcacaaactaaaccaaactaaactaaactcaactcaactcaactaaatgaaactaaactaaactaaactaaactaaactaaactaaaactaaaactaaaactaaattaaactaaacaaactaaactaaactaaactaaactaaactcactcaattaaactaaactaaactaaactaactaaactatacacactaaactaaactaaacaacttgttaaaccaaaaaaataaacacttaaatAATAGAAATTTAACCGACAAAGTAAATCTGAGATGGGTTCAGTCTGTAGCTGCATTCAGGTTAGCAAcaaactgacaaacacacatttaaagaaggAGATAAGTAACTTTAATTAACTTTGGAAAAAaggaggtaaaaaaaatgtaagtaatTAATttataatgtaatttaacatttttaatctttggTCTCACGCTACTGGCTGAGACAGGCGGCAGCTAGATTCATCAGAGGATTactgccaaaaaaaacaaagtttcaacttaaaaagagaagaaagatgcagaattaaaactaaatatcaaaaacatgaacattgatAACATCCAGAGATCTGTGCACACCTGTTAGCAGGTGGATCATCTATGTCCTGACCTATACCTTGTAGCAGGTGCAGTCCGAACACGGCTCTTCCACTTGGACGATGATGAAGGCGTGCAGGAAGTTGGAGGCAATCATGTCGGGGACAAAGGGTGTGGCCTCTTCCTGGAACACCACCGCCACAATGTCGTTTCCTATGTGACGCTTCCTCTGGAGCTAAACGAGAGACACTTCATCATGAGGACGCAtcacaaagagacaaagagtcTGCTACTTCCTGTCCTGGTTTTTAACGCTGTGTCATGCCGTctacctgctgtgtgtctccctctgtgaAGGGCAGTTTGGTGGAGACATGGAACATGatttcctgctctctgtggacTGTGTAGACCGACTGAGATCCCGTCTGACCATGAGACACATCCAGACCGCCCCGAAACCTGCACAGAGGAGAAGTCGTCAGCTGTGAGGGTGTTTCTGGAGGTGTGCTGTGTCCCTGCTGGTATCATTAAAGGTCTGCGTGCACCATTACTTTAGCCTGAATCATTATCTTTGACTAAAACGTTCAGACAGAGCAGAAGTCgagacattttgtttttcacccTTTGAAGTCCTGAAGATCAACGGTGTCTCCCAGCAGCTGCAGAAACTCTGTGAATGCCGGCGTCTCCTCGTTGTTCCTGAACAGCTCCTCCTCAGACACCTGGGGAACAAGTGAGAGTCTGTTATCCCAACATTACAACCATGTTAACAACCAATACATGTTAAAATGACATGGGTTCTTCCAAAGCAAACCAACCACTCCTGTTTGACGGAACCAAGGCCTGTATAAAAAACTGGACAGATCACCAGCTCCCCATAATAGAAGCTAAAACATTCAGAaatccccctggtggctggctgcagtatagatcaTAAACTGCgcctccttcatgttaacagatgaaacaaaattaaaccATAGATTTGTCTGATCAAAGGCATGGCAAGTTTACTTGGCTTTGCATACTGCCTCAAGTGGTCGCTTACGGAATTGCagattatctttttttaaataattctaTGTTTGCTTAATTTTCCAGTGCTGGAGGTGGCAGCTTGGTTACCTGTCCAAATCTTTGGAAAATGACTCCGAATTTGAAGGTGTTGTTGACTTCGTGTTCATCGTAGTTCACAATCAGCTGAGACGcctggagacagacagacagacagagagacagacagacagacaatgtCAGGGTCTTGTCATTGTTACAACATTTTGAGTCATAGTTGTATTGTCATTCTCTGCGCTCACCTTAGGGTAGAGGACGGGACTGAAACGTAGACTTGGAGCTTCATCGCACAGCAGCTACAGAgagaacacacgcacacaaacacacacacacacacacacagctttagcACTGTGACTGAATCCTTTGTCTGAAGCATTTGGACCAAGTATCTGTTTTATCAATTTGAATTTCTAATGGTCCCTGAAAGTACACATTAAcaaaaaacagtgtgtgtgcttgtgtgtgtgcttgtgtgtgtgcttgtgtgtgtgtgtgtgtgtgtgtgtgtgtatgtgtttgtgtgtgtgtgtgtgtgtgtgtgtgtgtgtgtgtgtgtgtgtgtgtgtgtgtgtggtggtctCAAAACAGTATTGTTGGTCCCTTGATCAAAGCTGTAAAAATGTATCCTTTATTGAGGTTGATTTTTaagataatgaactgttcactgtGACATTGTGGGGACAGTAGACCATTTCATAGCGAGGCGCTGGTGGACTGCTGTGACAAATCAGGTTTGAAACTCTGGTTGTGAAGAGTTCAGCAAACCCCAGCTAGaccaaataaaatcatttgcgtgaatgaattacatgttaagtcaatgtaaagacgtGAATAGACGCGAGTAGTGGTCTGGCGGCGCAGATCGCGTGAATTGGGCAGCGCGAATGACGCAAATTTATTTGCGAGAGtttaaatatctgaactccagcgaatctATCGTGCCGCAATAaacaatcagcgtgcagatcacccGGTGACGTGTGGTGTGgcgtatggaccagcggagattcatTCATCTAGAATATATCAGACACATTGAAAACTCTGTGACTCCCCGTTTTATACCCAAGACATACACTCATTAGAGTTTACTGAGGATATAAATTAGCTGAGAAGTACCATTTTTTCACAGATGAGTTGCCCTCAAGCGTGCCGGACACGGCCCttgtggtgaggctttcagcagtgtctgctccctggtggctggctgcagtataggtaaaaaaatctgtctcccccattaatttgaatgggggagcagtcaaactttaaaaaataaatacacgtggtacgaatgtttctcacatccgtatgctgtggtgatatgtagttagtatttggctgttttgtgtccaaggacTCTTtatcctgaaaagtttcttatCGTTGGTTactagagtttaaaaaacggggttttacttccgggtttcctttgattcacagccgccgtagagagaaacttcaaacgacacacagcgtcttgtgacgttacgctgtagggcggagcttgttacagtggctttgcAGGcactggctgcacaatggtggcacccaggagcgggattttttggcttcagaaccgtacaacgggaagaggcggagcaacgctgtccatttatatttacagtctatggttgcccCTTGCTGGACGTTAGAGAGAATGCAGGTTTAGGGTCTACATTAATTTCTTACATAGAGTTGTTGGAACAGACAAAATTATAATTTTAAGTTGCAGAACAAAGACGTAAGAAACTGGAACTTCCCTAGAGTACAGATCTGAAGATGATGGACCCAGAAAATGAGCAACAGTCAAGTCTCTGTCCCATCTCATGATTCATATGAACAGTAATTCTTCTCGCTGTTAAGCTTGTTTTCTGGCTGTGTTTGCGTACCTTGGCGAGCTCAGGCACACTCGGGATCTCTGGCAGCTCCGTCAGAGATAATCTGTGGTAGACACTCTTCACTCGAGACCTAATGGGGATGTGAGACGAAAGAA contains:
- the LOC117813425 gene encoding rap1 GTPase-activating protein 2-like is translated as MKSAHFFDMMDKMEDDYIPYPRIEEVLERGGPYPQVILPQFGGYWIEDPEAPPPPAPPPPASLAMKGEEGEEGEEEKGVLKEIEEEDRPLGDYGYQLDEISEAARAYRKHFLGREHLNFSCLASSQGNLLLSVRHEEEKDHESLHVIVRSRVKSVYHRLSLTELPEIPSVPELAKLLCDEAPSLRFSPVLYPKASQLIVNYDEHEVNNTFKFGVIFQRFGQVSEEELFRNNEETPAFTEFLQLLGDTVDLQDFKGFRGGLDVSHGQTGSQSVYTVHREQEIMFHVSTKLPFTEGDTQQLQRKRHIGNDIVAVVFQEEATPFVPDMIASNFLHAFIIVQVEEPCSDCTCYKVSVTAREDVPSFGPPLPNPAVFMKGPEFREFLLTKLINAELACYKSDRFARLEERTRSALLDSLHDELQRRSQAMLGLTLGFEEEGRAENGHAHGGLLESIKRAMRGRSVSMETMSRGGGGLPTSLSGGGLAHFSAEYNVKSPVKRRSGLFPRLLSVDSQTEKHNLRSLLSEQRSFDGCHTTLEVRSEVPSNPSSPEAGQRDRIHMKKESSKISRSTSSSCSFSIPADDTHLLAQAVTVEGQSSSPLLVCRSPTELKNKNSPRSNLKFRFDKLSHSAAPGQ